In the genome of Drosophila kikkawai strain 14028-0561.14 chromosome 2R, DkikHiC1v2, whole genome shotgun sequence, the window CTCCTCGAGCACTATTGGATCGTCCTTGTGATAAGTGGCCCAGTTAAGCACCATCCTTAGAATCATCGAGCTGACGTTTGGCAGCGGAAAAACGCCACAGTCGTCCAAATCGCCCAGATCCTTGAGAGCCGTGCGGATTGTATCCGAGCACTTGATGACCTCCAGGTTAATGGTAAAGATTTCTTTATCAGAGGACTCCAAACGAACGGTAGGCATGCTGAAATTAGTGATTCATAATTTCCTATTGGTGAAGAGGATTAATTAGTCTTACTTGCTTTTCTATGCTTTTTTTTACAGAGAAAGTTGAACAAAATTGTCTCTTTATACGGCCAACAGCACGGGTTTAGTTCCCTCTGAATAATATTTAGCTTTTTGCGATTTATTTCTCAAAGGAACACGAATTTTTCCGTGTTTTTCTCTTGAATAAAAAAGTCAAGTCAGAAAAATGACATTCAGTGTCTACACAATTCGAggaaaactaaagaaaaacaaattttaggTGTGTAAGCACTTTAGCAGATATTTAACTATCGCAAGTTTGGAATATTTGAATAAGCTGTAATTTACATTTAGCCTTTCATTTTAGCAATCCAAAACGTTAatttatacttattatatagccacacttttttttttgagtcaTTCAGCCGATATATTCAGCGATATATTCGCTGAATGACTGAAATTATCGAATATACAATTTGTATGACAACAGCTGTTTTCACCCGCCATTATTTTCGATCGTATACGCAATGGGAATCCCCTGACTGGTCCACATTTCTGTTCCACCTCAGCGTGTTAAGTTCATTTTCCACCTACAGGCAGACCGGCAAAAGAGCTGGCGAAATATCTGTATAAAGAGCACCCCATTTGCTAGACACCGACCGGACCCCACTCGTTCAGTTCAAGTTGAAGGCAAgggaatattatttttagccaGTAGGCCACAGCTAAGTGGCACCCGTGTTGTGTCggattttgaaaaaaaaacttgttttcGGCTGCCAgcacaaataaatcaaatagtTTCTAATCGTCAAAGCAGGTAAAAATAAACGAGAGTGGGTGTGTTCGTTCTGGCGAGTTATGAACTGATAATTTCCCTTTACACGACAGCTATGCCCATCATCCGTTTGGAGTCCTCCGACAAGGAGATCTTTGACACCGACCAGGAGATTGCCAAGTGCTCGGAGACGATTCGCATTGCTCTCGAGGATCTGGGCGATGAGGCGGACAACAGTGTTCTCCCTGTACCGAATGTCAACTCGCTGATCCTAAAGAAGGTGCTCCACTGGGCCACGTATCACAAAGACGACCCAATGGTGGCCGAGGAGGATGAGAACAAGGAAAAGCGCACAGATGATATTTCCTCCTGGGATGCCGACTTCCTCAAGGTCGACCAGGGCACTCTGTTCGAGCTGATCCTGGCAGCTAACTATCTGAACATCCAGGGACTCCTTGATGTCACCTGCAAGACGGTGGCCAATATGATCAAGGGCAAGTCGCCGCAGGAAATTCGCGAGACGTTTGCCTTGAAGAACGACTTTTCGccgcaggaggaggagcaggtgcgCAAGGAGAACGAGTGGTGCGAGGAGAAGTAATTGTAGCTCTCTAGATTCAAAGGAGATTGCGGCTGTAAAAGCTATTTCTCTTTTCGATTTCatgcaaataataaattgttcAGCAAACTTTATTATGAAtgattataatataaaaaaaggtttttgaTTAGAAACCAAAACATTTCAACAtgcatagatatatatatacattcacAAGCTGCAAATCtatgtgtacatatatttgtaatCTTACGAAAATCTAGAGTCGTATACCAAGTAGCATTTAGCTATATACATAAGTACCATTTACATGGGTTTTATAACAATGGAATGTTGAGCACTGCCTCATTGCAATAGAAGCATAAACAGCTCCACAGCTTTGGACACGCCACTCATAATCAGACTTGCAATTTGGGTGAATAGATCCGTCATTTCGGGGCCCCCGAAGGTGCGCAGGAATCGGAACAGGAACAGGGCGGCCAGCACTATGAGAACGGGCTTCACCAGCGACAGCAGGAACCTGAAGGCGAAGATTAGCGCGTACCAAGAGATAACCAGCAGTAACACGTAGCCCACAAGCTCGCCCATTTCAAAGGGCGTGGAAACGTTATTGTTGATGAAATTGTGGAACAGAGCGCCGACCGAGGAGCCATCGCGACAGTGGCCATCGTTTGGTCCAAAccatttgcaattttttgATTCCATGGCCGAGTATTTGACTAGAAAGACTTGATTTTACTATTATTtccaaaaaacaataatatacATTATTCTGGTTATTACTTTTGCCTGATAATTCAGTCAAAGCTCACTGGATTGCGTGTACTTCCtcgaaattcaatttgtaaaCAGAATTTTGAATTGCGAAAATCAGCTGTGTGGGCAGCAGTGTGACCGCATTTCGATCGCAACGAACGGTTACGCATGGTGCATTGATAGCAAGGTGGCGAAAGCttagtattttattatttgaaaaagtttaaatatatttttttattaatatttattttatttctaacaaaatttaaatttgaagcttagtattttattatttgaaaaagttaaaatatattttattatttatatgttttttattttcatttaatttcctacacaaaacatttatataattttttatccaactaaatttaaatgtaaagcttagcattttattatttaaaaaagttataatatattttatttgttatttatcttaaatttcATTCCCATTTAGTGCTATTTATGCACAAACCCGttgtataattttgtaaaccaACAAaacttatattaaattaaattttctcccttcaattttgtaaatatttgttcatgccttaaataaataattaaatttacccTCTCACGACTTTAATCATCACAACGGCAAATGACCTTTGGCAGTTGGTCGataattgcaaatatttacacTCATcttatgtaaaaataaattgcctgaaaataataattataaattgaaCAATCAAAGCCACATGCTTTTTACACTAAAAAAGCtttataggaaaaataaatattaataagtctaagaacttatttaattggtatttaCTTTAAGCAATTTGGGGTTATTGAGACAAACGTTTATCGTGCATTAATTACTTTCCTTTAAGACCCAAACGATTACTTTCTCTGAAACTTTAGTGGGCTAAAGTTAACCTGGCCGTAAATCTTAATGTGGCGACCTTTCAACTTCGCTGCTGTGCATTGAACTGGCTGAAAATGGCCAAATCCCAGCCATTCCCCAAGGCcgtgaaaaaaaagaaagtaatAAGCGGGAGAGCCTGAAACTGATGCCATGCacacagaaaatataaaaaatattaaataaaataatatacaaaacaagaaaagaagcttACTTTGGAGAATAGAAGTGTGTATACCCTTTGAATTCAGAATCTATtttaactaagccaaaaattctgtaaattttgaaaacttttctaTTTTAGTTTTCCATTagattaagaaattaaaacatattaaattttaaattttaaaaattaatattctttttaatttttgacaattttattataattaaatatgtagtaatttcaatttgaaaaactttttttatgcaaaatttttattggcttaagaaataaatatattaaatttaaagacttAGCTAGATtgactcgcctgttgatgctgatcaagaatatatatgatttatagggtcaaaaatgactccttcactacTTGGCATGCTTCtcactaaaattataataccctgccagggtataAAGAGCAAATAAGGCTCACAATAAGcaatttccttttcctttcaGCTGCTCGGCTTTCGGTTCAACGTACTGCAGATACTACCTACTTGTTACTCGTGAAGGAATCGCCTTTTAATAGCAGTCAAATCGCCCGCCCACCCGGCACACAAATTGGAATAAATGAGGCTCGCCCAAGTGGGGCTCTATTTTCTGGCCATGATCTCTGTGGGTGTGAAATCCCTGAGTACCATGAGCACCAGGCTGGGCCCAAGGCGATTTCCACCGAAAATGCAGTTTCATTGTTCTTTCATTCTGTCAACTCGTTATTAGCCATGCTCTTTGGCTCCGTTTGAGCTTGTCCAGGCCAGAGAGCCCAGCCGGAGTGGACAGTGGACTAGTGGACAGTGGACAATGGTGCAAACAGATGTCCAACTTGGCTGCAGTTCCATTCCGGTCCCCACTCGACAGGAAACTTTGGCAAAGTGAACTCGACTTGATGCATCTGACAGACTGACTTTGACACAAAGCCCAGCAAGACATATGTGCATACGGTGGGCACTATAAATAACACAGGATCCCAGAGTAACAATGTGTGCCGGCAGTGATGCTAAAAAACTGTACACAATTTGAGAAACAATGCTCTTTTTAGAACTTTAGATTGAAGTGAAAGAAACCCTTAGGAAAGTagggtatatattttaaatgagaaGTTTCAGTAATTTGAAATTCACATTTATTTCGATTATAAAAAGGTCAAAAGAGTCAACTCTGACTGCTGACCCGATGTGTGCCACCAGGCCTGTTCTCTCTCTaggtctgtgtgtgtgggtgcgtTGTGTTTGAGGGTGTTCGTAAGTGCAACAACTGTGTCACGCCTTGTTTCTGTAAACGACAAAGCAGAGAATAGGAGCATAGGAGCATAGGAGAATAGTATGGAGCAGGTGGAGGTCGGGGGAGGACACCGACAAGCTGCTAGAGCCAGcttgttattatttctgtCTTTTGTTGCTGCCTGCCGGCTGCTGGCCTCATGAAAGTGTTGTGTCCACGTGTGTTGTCGGTCTGCGTGTGAGcgtctgtttgtttgtttgtttgcttgtttgcccggctctgtctctctctctctctctctgcctcACTTCCTGTTGCTCGTTCGACTTTTGCCCGAGCGTTTCCGCTTCCTTTCATTTGCCATTCCGCCCGCCCTTCGCCTTTTTACCAACCAACGTTTCATTTTGCCAGTCTTGGATTTGCCTTGCTCTGCGGCTATTTGCTCGACTAATTCCTAGAGtctctgtaaatatttaatgcacTCACCTCCCAGGCAGTagccaaaaaaaatgtttaaagctCTTGAGAGACCTGGGGGGGGAAGGAAGGGAGTTGTTTTTTAAAATGGATTCTGCGTTAAAAGTATTACACCCACGTGCTTCTTCTGTAAATGTCAGCAGCGTCGCCTTCCAACTTCAATGGGAACCGCAGCTGTTGTTGACACCTGTCGCTTCACCTGCATTAGATTGCACTTTTGTAGCTAAAACAATGCACAgagcttaatttttaaaggggtttttGTTAAGGGTTTTTTAAACAAGGGAAAATAACGAaccaaattttattaaattaaattcacaaGAGGTAAGAGAGAGTTTGTTAACTGCtctaaagtatatattttttcctgtgcaCCTTCACATACACCTACAACTCTGGTGTCAGCCAGGGCAAGTGCATCGGTTCCGGCCACCTCCACTTTGCAACTCAGGATCTGACCTTTTCGCGATGGAAACTCTCAAGTCGCAAGTTGCAAGTTGCGAGTTGCGAGTCTCTCCGCCTGTCGCTGGCGGAGAAAAAGTCATTTGACATAGTCaacttgttttaaattaatgagcACAgctccaaaacaaaaaaaacctaagAAGCGCGCATGAAATTGCTCTGCGTCATGGGGCGAGGTCCTGTGAGTGTGGCAGGCAGCAACAGGTGGGTAAGGGTTCCAGGAAGCAACCATAAAAAGCCACTCGAAAAAGGCTTCGAGGGTCTAAGCAAAGTTTCTGCCTTGCGGGGAAAACCcgggaaaattaaaacaagcagaagaaaaaacaaaggcaGGACCTTAAATAGAAAGGGTATCGTATCCGTGTATCCCTTTTAGGGGCCTTAATGGATTCCCCAAATCATTTGACCAGCGACAAAGCCCAACACAGCAGGCCTTTATCCGCTCTTAAATGTCAGCGCTTTATGAAATTATGGGGctaaatgaaattattcacaaataaatgaaattgcGCAGTCAACGGGAATCATTTATGTACattatttttgcactttttttttttttgcgttgttcAGCTCCTTATCGGTCTTTCTCGCtcgtattttttaatattttcattcaattttgaGCCGGTCTCTTTATCCCGCTTGAAATATCAAAGGTgagagaggaagagagagGTAGGAGCCCAGCCGGGAGGGAGTAGTTTCGGTGGCAGGTGGTAGCCAGGTGGTGGTGGGTTCGTGTCAATTCAATCAAGCGGCTGTTCCTCCTTTGCTCCAACGCCACTTTCCTTCAACTTAATCTCgatgtcgtcgtcgttgtcgctgttgttgttgttatcgttgttgttgttgttgttgtttggttACACAAAATGAGAATTTATTGTATGTGCTTTATGCACGGCACAACACACAATATCGGAGGGGCGCACATAAGCTgactatataataaaatttcaatttgcccGACAAACGATGTCGTCGACACTCGTCGTTttccacacaaaaaaaaaaaaaaaagaagaaaaattgaAGAAGAAGCCGAAGAAGAGGCACAAAGCAATCGTCCATCCCACCTCCAAAGTGTAcgcaaatattttgtatacagtgtgtatataaaaatattccatcATGCGTTTTATTTACGCTTATTGCGATGCAAAAGTTGGACAACTTTCGTAAAGGTTCCGCTCctaattaatttactttttccgCCGAAATCGTCTATTTAATGTTTTCGGAGAAAGTTAAGGCGATGGCCTGCAAAGATAACAGCAAAGGGTTTGTGTAGTTTTTCCACAtcaacttgtttttttttttttttttggaaattgcATTTTGGTTCGACATGTCGTTCGCATGTCCTTTACACGCTTGGCGGCTTACGTTCGTTACGGTCCTGTGGGGTGTACTTCATCTGTGTTTTGCTAATTGCTGCCAGCGGATACAGGAAACCGTTTAAAGGTCACACCTACAAGTGGCATTTTCACAGGGAGGCAGAGAAAGTGGGAAAAAATAGTAGCTTTTTCGGATGTAAATTCAAGTTGAAAACGGTTTCCAAATGCCTTGAATTAACAATTTTCTAGATCTAAAAAATAGTGCTGTACTTAAGAAAGGGTAGGTTTTTTTATAAGCATTTTAAAGCttaggaaaaataacaaaattcaatagcaaactttttaaattagctCCATTTTTTTCTACTTGAGTTACAGCAATTTCAAATCTcagaaaaaaatctttaaaatagtatataatcccaaaatcaacaaaatataaaaggtTTACCTATCAGACccccttttgttttgttttaaaatccTTTCTACTCCTTTTTACAACCTGAAAAATCCCGTTATAGGCTATATACCACGAAAAGCAGCAAGTGATAAGCATATGGCTTATGCACCACACAGGTCACAGGTCAGGGGTTACGGGTCACGGGTCACGGGCCACGAGTCATGACTCCTTCGGCGGAGTAAGCCATCCTGCCTGTAATGGCCTTTGCATGTTCCTGGGCATAAAACCTCAGAGCATATCTATTGATATGACATTTGCTGTATCCCCAGTGACGTCACAGTGCCAGAAAAAGGGAACAGGATCTTAAGAGATGGTGAAAGATGGGAGGCGGGTGGAGGTCACGTAAAACATGCTCGTTAAAAATTGACGATGTGCATCAGCGCGTGGCAGCGATGCGGACTCTTAGACAAGGTGAGAGAAAGCAAAAGCTGGCTTGGGATTGGTTTTAGCTTAACGTTACACGTGCCTACACCTCCCCCACCTATCCACCTTCCCCTCAGGACAACACTTAACCCATTGACCCAGCCGGAGAGCCACCTTTGGGCCCAGCATTTATCGGCAAATGTATTGCTGCTGGCGGTATTTATGACTTTTTAAAGCCGTCGCCGCATCTCGAAACTCATAAAAACAGTGAGCCAtaatatataccatatacgAAGGATGCTGAAGCCCCTAAAGGACAACCCGAGCACaagtttatttatgtttttttcttgcagaaaataaatatatgcttGCTTGTACATATATGTGTTATATCTAAATGTTTTGCATACTGCATGCCTGGGCATATGCCCCTTGACATGCCGCACTTTTCGCAGCCTTCAGATATATAAATACGTAATGCATgtcagtttggttttgcgcTTTGATTTAACAGCGTTGATTTATGGCGCCGCGGCAGGGCAGGAAAACCTAAAAGAGGGAGCACGGCCAGCGCGTAAAATCAAGCGGCGAACGTGGATTTAATTAGTGGAAAGCGCTGCATGCTGCACGCTCCGCTGACGAGATGAGATTGGATGGGTTGAAATGGCGCTGAaggcggcgacgacgacgatgtaGGAGCCTCCATGACGTTGGCAATGATAACGATGATGAGCCCGGGCATAAACATTAAATCGCCAGCGAAATACACCCACATAAAGCTTAAACATAAAGCTAAAATCTGCCCTAGAAACGAGTCAAAGTCGAGCCAGGACTAGATCATTTCCAGGTTATTCCTCTCACTCCtcgaaaaagaagaaaagaaaatcggTCCCCCTGCGTATATCAAATTAATTTGTCGGCCGGCAATGAAATAACTTTGA includes:
- the SkpB gene encoding S-phase kinase-associated protein 1; the protein is MPIIRLESSDKEIFDTDQEIAKCSETIRIALEDLGDEADNSVLPVPNVNSLILKKVLHWATYHKDDPMVAEEDENKEKRTDDISSWDADFLKVDQGTLFELILAANYLNIQGLLDVTCKTVANMIKGKSPQEIRETFALKNDFSPQEEEQVRKENEWCEEK
- the LOC108082619 gene encoding uncharacterized protein, giving the protein MESKNCKWFGPNDGHCRDGSSVGALFHNFINNNVSTPFEMGELVGYVLLLVISWYALIFAFRFLLSLVKPVLIVLAALFLFRFLRTFGGPEMTDLFTQIASLIMSGVSKAVELFMLLLQ